One part of the Athene noctua chromosome Z, bAthNoc1.hap1.1, whole genome shotgun sequence genome encodes these proteins:
- the PIAS2 gene encoding E3 SUMO-protein ligase PIAS2 isoform X6 yields MADFEELRNMVSSFRVSELQVLLGFAGRNKSGRKHDLLMRALHLLKSGCSPAVQIKIRELYRRRYPRTIEGLSDLTSIKPTVFNLDSSSSPVEPDLAVAGIHSLPSTSVTSQSPSSPVNSVLLQDTKPHFEMQQPSPPIPPVHPDVQLKSLPFYDVLDVLIKPTSLVQSSIQRFQEKFFIFALTPQQVREICISRDFLPGGRRDYTVQVQLRLCLAETSCPQEDNYPSSLCIKVNGKLFPLPGYAPPPKNGIEQKRPGRPLNITSLVRLSSAVPNQISISWASEIGKNYSMSVYLVRQLTSAMLLQRLKMKGIRNPDHSRALIKEKLTADPDSEIATTSLRVSLMCPLGKMRLTIPCRAVTCTHLQCFDAALYLQMNERKPTWICPVCDKKAAYESLILDGLFMEILNECSDVDEIKFQEDGAWCPMRLKKEAVNVSSPQSTKIESSSVVSKQCSVTEASEVNKKKVDVIDLTVESSSDEEEDPPAKRKCVFMSETQGSPTKGVLMYHPSALRVPSVTSVNAAAIPPSLTDYPVPFHHPISNISSDLPGLDFLSLIPVDSQSHLNLNKQHAWQHYHINQSPGEQHAR; encoded by the exons atgGCGGATTTCGAGGAGCTGCGG AATATGGTATCCAGTTTTCGTGTTTCTGAACTGCAAGTGTTGTTGGGGTTTGCTGGACGTAATAAAAGTGGGAGGAAACATGACCTCCTGATGAGGGCACTTCACTTACTGAAGAgcggctgcagcccagcagttcAGATAAAAATCCGAGAACTCTATAGGCGTCGGTACCCAAGGACGATTGAAGGACTTTCAGACTTAACGTCTATAAAACCCACGGTTTTCAACTTGGACAGTAGTTCCTCTCCAGTTGAGCCTGACCTGGCTGTTGCTGGCATTCACTCACTCCCTTCTACTTCAGTCACATCTCAGTCTCCTTCCTCACCTGTGAATTCTGTGCTCCTCCAGGACACTAAGCCCCACTTCGAGATGCAGCAGCCATCCCCTCCGATTCCACCCGTTCATCCCGATGTTCAGCTGAAAAGCCTACCTTTTTATGATGTGCTTGATGTGCTCATAAAACCTACAAGTCTAG tacagAGCAGTATTCAGAGGTTCCAAGAGAAGTTTTTTATCTTTGCTTTGACACCTCAGCAAGTCAGAGAAATCTGTATTTCCAG GGACTTCTTGCCAGGGGGCAGGAGAGATTACACTGTCCAAGTTCAGTTAAG GTTATGCCTAGCAGAGACAAGCTGCCCTCAAGAAGATAATTACCCTAGTAGTTTGTGTATTAAAGTAAATGGGAAGCTGTTTCCCTTGCCG GGATATGCACCACCGCCAAAAAATGGGATTGAACAGAAGCGACCTGGGCGCCCCTTGAATATAACTTCTCTAGTTAGGTTGTCATCAGCAGTGCCAAACCAGATTTCCATTTCCTGGGCTTCTGAAATTGGAAAG AATTACTCCATGTCTGTGTATCTCGTTCGTCAGCTCACTTCAGCTATGCTTTTGCAGAGGTTAAAAATGAAAGGTATCAGAAACCCTGATCATTCCAGAGCACTGA ttaAAGAAAAACTAACTGCAGATCCTGATAGTGAGATTGCGACAACCAGTCTGCGAGTATCTCTGATGTGTCCT TTGGGGAAAATGAGACTGACAATCCCATGCCGGGCTGTTACTTGCACACACCTGCAATGTTTTGATGCTGCTCTTTATCTTCAAATGAACGAAAGGAAGCCTACCTGGATCTGCCCTGTCTGTGACAAAAAGGCAGCTTATGAGAGCCTAATATTAGATGG GCTCTTTATGGAAATCCTTAATGAATGTTCAGATGTGGATGAGATTAAATTCCAAGAAGATGGTGCCTGGTGCCCCATGAGGCTAAAGAAAGAAGCTGTGAATGTCTCAAGTCCACAGAGCACCAAAATAGAAA gTTCCAGTGTGGTTAGCAAACAGTGTTCTGTGACAGAGGCCAGTGAGGTAAACAAGAAGAAAGTTGATGTTATTGACCTGACGGTAGAAAGTTCTTCTGATGAAGAGGAAGATCCTCCTGCCAAAAGGAAGTGCGTATTTATGTCTGAAACACAAGGAAGCCCAACCAAAGG GGTTCTGATGTATCATCCATCTGCTCTCAGAGTGCCCAGTGTGACGTCCGTCAATGCTGCTGCTATTCCTCCTTCATTAACAGACTATCCAGTACCATTCCATCACCCAATATCCAATATCTCATCAGACTTGCCAG GTCTGGATTTTCTTTCACTAATCCCAGTTGATTCACAG TCTCACCTCAACCTTAACAAGCAGCACGCCTGGCAGCATTATCACATCAACCAGTCACCAGGAGAGCAGCACGCACGTTAG
- the PIAS2 gene encoding E3 SUMO-protein ligase PIAS2 isoform X10: MVSSFRVSELQVLLGFAGRNKSGRKHDLLMRALHLLKSGCSPAVQIKIRELYRRRYPRTIEGLSDLTSIKPTVFNLDSSSSPVEPDLAVAGIHSLPSTSVTSQSPSSPVNSVLLQDTKPHFEMQQPSPPIPPVHPDVQLKSLPFYDVLDVLIKPTSLVQSSIQRFQEKFFIFALTPQQVREICISRDFLPGGRRDYTVQVQLRLCLAETSCPQEDNYPSSLCIKVNGKLFPLPGYAPPPKNGIEQKRPGRPLNITSLVRLSSAVPNQISISWASEIGKNYSMSVYLVRQLTSAMLLQRLKMKGIRNPDHSRALIKEKLTADPDSEIATTSLRVSLMCPLGKMRLTIPCRAVTCTHLQCFDAALYLQMNERKPTWICPVCDKKAAYESLILDGLFMEILNECSDVDEIKFQEDGAWCPMRLKKEAVNVSSPQSTKIESSSVVSKQCSVTEASEVNKKKVDVIDLTVESSSDEEEDPPAKRKCVFMSETQGSPTKGVLMYHPSALRVPSVTSVNAAAIPPSLTDYPVPFHHPISNISSDLPGLDFLSLIPVDSQQYCPPMFLDSLTSTLTSSTPGSIITSTSHQESSTHVSSSSRSETGVIISGGGSAPDIISLD; the protein is encoded by the exons ATGGTATCCAGTTTTCGTGTTTCTGAACTGCAAGTGTTGTTGGGGTTTGCTGGACGTAATAAAAGTGGGAGGAAACATGACCTCCTGATGAGGGCACTTCACTTACTGAAGAgcggctgcagcccagcagttcAGATAAAAATCCGAGAACTCTATAGGCGTCGGTACCCAAGGACGATTGAAGGACTTTCAGACTTAACGTCTATAAAACCCACGGTTTTCAACTTGGACAGTAGTTCCTCTCCAGTTGAGCCTGACCTGGCTGTTGCTGGCATTCACTCACTCCCTTCTACTTCAGTCACATCTCAGTCTCCTTCCTCACCTGTGAATTCTGTGCTCCTCCAGGACACTAAGCCCCACTTCGAGATGCAGCAGCCATCCCCTCCGATTCCACCCGTTCATCCCGATGTTCAGCTGAAAAGCCTACCTTTTTATGATGTGCTTGATGTGCTCATAAAACCTACAAGTCTAG tacagAGCAGTATTCAGAGGTTCCAAGAGAAGTTTTTTATCTTTGCTTTGACACCTCAGCAAGTCAGAGAAATCTGTATTTCCAG GGACTTCTTGCCAGGGGGCAGGAGAGATTACACTGTCCAAGTTCAGTTAAG GTTATGCCTAGCAGAGACAAGCTGCCCTCAAGAAGATAATTACCCTAGTAGTTTGTGTATTAAAGTAAATGGGAAGCTGTTTCCCTTGCCG GGATATGCACCACCGCCAAAAAATGGGATTGAACAGAAGCGACCTGGGCGCCCCTTGAATATAACTTCTCTAGTTAGGTTGTCATCAGCAGTGCCAAACCAGATTTCCATTTCCTGGGCTTCTGAAATTGGAAAG AATTACTCCATGTCTGTGTATCTCGTTCGTCAGCTCACTTCAGCTATGCTTTTGCAGAGGTTAAAAATGAAAGGTATCAGAAACCCTGATCATTCCAGAGCACTGA ttaAAGAAAAACTAACTGCAGATCCTGATAGTGAGATTGCGACAACCAGTCTGCGAGTATCTCTGATGTGTCCT TTGGGGAAAATGAGACTGACAATCCCATGCCGGGCTGTTACTTGCACACACCTGCAATGTTTTGATGCTGCTCTTTATCTTCAAATGAACGAAAGGAAGCCTACCTGGATCTGCCCTGTCTGTGACAAAAAGGCAGCTTATGAGAGCCTAATATTAGATGG GCTCTTTATGGAAATCCTTAATGAATGTTCAGATGTGGATGAGATTAAATTCCAAGAAGATGGTGCCTGGTGCCCCATGAGGCTAAAGAAAGAAGCTGTGAATGTCTCAAGTCCACAGAGCACCAAAATAGAAA gTTCCAGTGTGGTTAGCAAACAGTGTTCTGTGACAGAGGCCAGTGAGGTAAACAAGAAGAAAGTTGATGTTATTGACCTGACGGTAGAAAGTTCTTCTGATGAAGAGGAAGATCCTCCTGCCAAAAGGAAGTGCGTATTTATGTCTGAAACACAAGGAAGCCCAACCAAAGG GGTTCTGATGTATCATCCATCTGCTCTCAGAGTGCCCAGTGTGACGTCCGTCAATGCTGCTGCTATTCCTCCTTCATTAACAGACTATCCAGTACCATTCCATCACCCAATATCCAATATCTCATCAGACTTGCCAG GTCTGGATTTTCTTTCACTAATCCCAGTTGATTCACAG CAGTACTGTCCTCCTATGTTTTTGGATAGTCTCACCTCAACCTTAACAAGCAGCACGCCTGGCAGCATTATCACATCAACCAGTCACCAGGAGAGCAGCACGCACGTTAGCTCCTCCAGCAGGAGCGAGACAGGAGTGATAATCAGCGGTGGAGGCAGTGCCCCCGACATCATCTCACTGGACTGA
- the PIAS2 gene encoding E3 SUMO-protein ligase PIAS2 isoform X9, translating to MADFEELRDTKPHFEMQQPSPPIPPVHPDVQLKSLPFYDVLDVLIKPTSLVQSSIQRFQEKFFIFALTPQQVREICISRDFLPGGRRDYTVQVQLRLCLAETSCPQEDNYPSSLCIKVNGKLFPLPGYAPPPKNGIEQKRPGRPLNITSLVRLSSAVPNQISISWASEIGKNYSMSVYLVRQLTSAMLLQRLKMKGIRNPDHSRALIKEKLTADPDSEIATTSLRVSLMCPLGKMRLTIPCRAVTCTHLQCFDAALYLQMNERKPTWICPVCDKKAAYESLILDGLFMEILNECSDVDEIKFQEDGAWCPMRLKKEAVNVSSPQSTKIESSSVVSKQCSVTEASEVNKKKVDVIDLTVESSSDEEEDPPAKRKCVFMSETQGSPTKGVLMYHPSALRVPSVTSVNAAAIPPSLTDYPVPFHHPISNISSDLPGLDFLSLIPVDSQQYCPPMFLDSLTSTLTSSTPGSIITSTSHQESSTHVSSSSRSETGVIISGGGSAPDIISLD from the exons atgGCGGATTTCGAGGAGCTGCGG GACACTAAGCCCCACTTCGAGATGCAGCAGCCATCCCCTCCGATTCCACCCGTTCATCCCGATGTTCAGCTGAAAAGCCTACCTTTTTATGATGTGCTTGATGTGCTCATAAAACCTACAAGTCTAG tacagAGCAGTATTCAGAGGTTCCAAGAGAAGTTTTTTATCTTTGCTTTGACACCTCAGCAAGTCAGAGAAATCTGTATTTCCAG GGACTTCTTGCCAGGGGGCAGGAGAGATTACACTGTCCAAGTTCAGTTAAG GTTATGCCTAGCAGAGACAAGCTGCCCTCAAGAAGATAATTACCCTAGTAGTTTGTGTATTAAAGTAAATGGGAAGCTGTTTCCCTTGCCG GGATATGCACCACCGCCAAAAAATGGGATTGAACAGAAGCGACCTGGGCGCCCCTTGAATATAACTTCTCTAGTTAGGTTGTCATCAGCAGTGCCAAACCAGATTTCCATTTCCTGGGCTTCTGAAATTGGAAAG AATTACTCCATGTCTGTGTATCTCGTTCGTCAGCTCACTTCAGCTATGCTTTTGCAGAGGTTAAAAATGAAAGGTATCAGAAACCCTGATCATTCCAGAGCACTGA ttaAAGAAAAACTAACTGCAGATCCTGATAGTGAGATTGCGACAACCAGTCTGCGAGTATCTCTGATGTGTCCT TTGGGGAAAATGAGACTGACAATCCCATGCCGGGCTGTTACTTGCACACACCTGCAATGTTTTGATGCTGCTCTTTATCTTCAAATGAACGAAAGGAAGCCTACCTGGATCTGCCCTGTCTGTGACAAAAAGGCAGCTTATGAGAGCCTAATATTAGATGG GCTCTTTATGGAAATCCTTAATGAATGTTCAGATGTGGATGAGATTAAATTCCAAGAAGATGGTGCCTGGTGCCCCATGAGGCTAAAGAAAGAAGCTGTGAATGTCTCAAGTCCACAGAGCACCAAAATAGAAA gTTCCAGTGTGGTTAGCAAACAGTGTTCTGTGACAGAGGCCAGTGAGGTAAACAAGAAGAAAGTTGATGTTATTGACCTGACGGTAGAAAGTTCTTCTGATGAAGAGGAAGATCCTCCTGCCAAAAGGAAGTGCGTATTTATGTCTGAAACACAAGGAAGCCCAACCAAAGG GGTTCTGATGTATCATCCATCTGCTCTCAGAGTGCCCAGTGTGACGTCCGTCAATGCTGCTGCTATTCCTCCTTCATTAACAGACTATCCAGTACCATTCCATCACCCAATATCCAATATCTCATCAGACTTGCCAG GTCTGGATTTTCTTTCACTAATCCCAGTTGATTCACAG CAGTACTGTCCTCCTATGTTTTTGGATAGTCTCACCTCAACCTTAACAAGCAGCACGCCTGGCAGCATTATCACATCAACCAGTCACCAGGAGAGCAGCACGCACGTTAGCTCCTCCAGCAGGAGCGAGACAGGAGTGATAATCAGCGGTGGAGGCAGTGCCCCCGACATCATCTCACTGGACTGA
- the PIAS2 gene encoding E3 SUMO-protein ligase PIAS2 isoform X7, translating into MADFEELRNMVSSFRVSELQVLLGFAGRNKSGRKHDLLMRALHLLKSGCSPAVQIKIRELYRRRYPRTIEGLSDLTSIKPTVFNLDSSSSPVEPDLAVAGIHSLPSTSVTSQSPSSPVNSVLLQDTKPHFEMQQPSPPIPPVHPDVQLKSLPFYDVLDVLIKPTSLVQSSIQRFQEKFFIFALTPQQVREICISRDFLPGGRRDYTVQVQLRLCLAETSCPQEDNYPSSLCIKVNGKLFPLPGYAPPPKNGIEQKRPGRPLNITSLVRLSSAVPNQISISWASEIGKNYSMSVYLVRQLTSAMLLQRLKMKGIRNPDHSRALIKEKLTADPDSEIATTSLRVSLMCPLGKMRLTIPCRAVTCTHLQCFDAALYLQMNERKPTWICPVCDKKAAYESLILDGLFMEILNECSDVDEIKFQEDGAWCPMRLKKEAVNVSSPQSTKIESSSVVSKQCSVTEASEVNKKKVDVIDLTVESSSDEEEDPPAKRKCVFMSETQGSPTKGVLMYHPSALRVPSVTSVNAAAIPPSLTDYPVPFHHPISNISSDLPDTKRG; encoded by the exons atgGCGGATTTCGAGGAGCTGCGG AATATGGTATCCAGTTTTCGTGTTTCTGAACTGCAAGTGTTGTTGGGGTTTGCTGGACGTAATAAAAGTGGGAGGAAACATGACCTCCTGATGAGGGCACTTCACTTACTGAAGAgcggctgcagcccagcagttcAGATAAAAATCCGAGAACTCTATAGGCGTCGGTACCCAAGGACGATTGAAGGACTTTCAGACTTAACGTCTATAAAACCCACGGTTTTCAACTTGGACAGTAGTTCCTCTCCAGTTGAGCCTGACCTGGCTGTTGCTGGCATTCACTCACTCCCTTCTACTTCAGTCACATCTCAGTCTCCTTCCTCACCTGTGAATTCTGTGCTCCTCCAGGACACTAAGCCCCACTTCGAGATGCAGCAGCCATCCCCTCCGATTCCACCCGTTCATCCCGATGTTCAGCTGAAAAGCCTACCTTTTTATGATGTGCTTGATGTGCTCATAAAACCTACAAGTCTAG tacagAGCAGTATTCAGAGGTTCCAAGAGAAGTTTTTTATCTTTGCTTTGACACCTCAGCAAGTCAGAGAAATCTGTATTTCCAG GGACTTCTTGCCAGGGGGCAGGAGAGATTACACTGTCCAAGTTCAGTTAAG GTTATGCCTAGCAGAGACAAGCTGCCCTCAAGAAGATAATTACCCTAGTAGTTTGTGTATTAAAGTAAATGGGAAGCTGTTTCCCTTGCCG GGATATGCACCACCGCCAAAAAATGGGATTGAACAGAAGCGACCTGGGCGCCCCTTGAATATAACTTCTCTAGTTAGGTTGTCATCAGCAGTGCCAAACCAGATTTCCATTTCCTGGGCTTCTGAAATTGGAAAG AATTACTCCATGTCTGTGTATCTCGTTCGTCAGCTCACTTCAGCTATGCTTTTGCAGAGGTTAAAAATGAAAGGTATCAGAAACCCTGATCATTCCAGAGCACTGA ttaAAGAAAAACTAACTGCAGATCCTGATAGTGAGATTGCGACAACCAGTCTGCGAGTATCTCTGATGTGTCCT TTGGGGAAAATGAGACTGACAATCCCATGCCGGGCTGTTACTTGCACACACCTGCAATGTTTTGATGCTGCTCTTTATCTTCAAATGAACGAAAGGAAGCCTACCTGGATCTGCCCTGTCTGTGACAAAAAGGCAGCTTATGAGAGCCTAATATTAGATGG GCTCTTTATGGAAATCCTTAATGAATGTTCAGATGTGGATGAGATTAAATTCCAAGAAGATGGTGCCTGGTGCCCCATGAGGCTAAAGAAAGAAGCTGTGAATGTCTCAAGTCCACAGAGCACCAAAATAGAAA gTTCCAGTGTGGTTAGCAAACAGTGTTCTGTGACAGAGGCCAGTGAGGTAAACAAGAAGAAAGTTGATGTTATTGACCTGACGGTAGAAAGTTCTTCTGATGAAGAGGAAGATCCTCCTGCCAAAAGGAAGTGCGTATTTATGTCTGAAACACAAGGAAGCCCAACCAAAGG GGTTCTGATGTATCATCCATCTGCTCTCAGAGTGCCCAGTGTGACGTCCGTCAATGCTGCTGCTATTCCTCCTTCATTAACAGACTATCCAGTACCATTCCATCACCCAATATCCAATATCTCATCAGACTTGCCAG ACACAAAACGGGGATGA